From a single Dehalococcoidia bacterium genomic region:
- a CDS encoding type II toxin-antitoxin system HicB family antitoxin, protein MKYPVLIDGEDGAYGVVFPDLPGCVAMGTTIDEALANAEEAVRDWVESMESHEQPIPSPSNPGTVEVEPGSTLKSVSLTRTVPSASR, encoded by the coding sequence GTGAAGTATCCAGTACTAATTGATGGAGAGGACGGAGCCTACGGCGTGGTCTTCCCTGACCTCCCCGGATGCGTGGCAATGGGCACCACAATCGATGAGGCGCTGGCAAACGCAGAGGAGGCTGTGCGGGACTGGGTCGAAAGCATGGAGTCACACGAACAGCCCATCCCCTCACCAAGCAACCCGGGGACAGTCGAAGTAGAGCCCGGAAGCACGCTGAAGTCTGTCTCGCTGACTCGCACTGTTCCTAGCGCAAGCAGATAG
- a CDS encoding type II toxin-antitoxin system HicA family toxin, with the protein METQTRRIRRRLVREGWYLERHGRGHDIYRHPDIPHTIILPRHRTVSSGVARRIAKDAGWEES; encoded by the coding sequence ATGGAGACTCAGACGCGCAGAATAAGGCGACGTCTAGTCCGTGAAGGTTGGTATCTGGAACGACACGGCAGAGGCCACGACATTTACCGACATCCGGACATACCGCACACAATCATTCTGCCTCGCCACCGAACTGTATCGTCAGGAGTAGCCCGTAGAATCGCTAAGGACGCTGGTTGGGAGGAATCGTGA
- a CDS encoding enoyl-CoA hydratase: MTYENLLLDRTDSVLTITVNRPEVRNAQSRMMLEEFDDALMSVADDDSVRVVIVAGAGEHFSSGHDLGSPQEMADREERPYAPGISGAYTRSWNLNMANTLRWRDFPKPTIAQVQGYCIMGGLILATACDLIVAADDARFSDRTVRWGGPHVQFASLPWEIGFRKAKEYLFTGDWIDAQEAERLGLVNRVVPADKLEEETMALAQRIALQDPFAVRISKYSVNQMQDEMGFRSGVKSAFQTHALSVAYRRERDDALGEERAVGINRARERDKRFGDFGDRR, translated from the coding sequence ATGACCTACGAAAACCTGCTGCTCGATCGCACCGACTCGGTGCTGACCATCACAGTGAACCGGCCTGAGGTCCGCAACGCGCAGAGCCGCATGATGCTGGAGGAGTTCGACGACGCGCTGATGAGCGTGGCTGACGACGACTCGGTCCGCGTCGTCATCGTGGCCGGAGCTGGCGAACACTTCTCGTCGGGACACGACCTCGGAAGTCCGCAGGAGATGGCCGACAGGGAGGAGCGCCCATACGCGCCCGGTATTTCCGGTGCGTACACCCGGAGCTGGAACCTGAATATGGCGAATACGCTCAGGTGGCGCGACTTCCCCAAACCGACCATTGCGCAGGTGCAGGGCTACTGCATCATGGGCGGGCTGATCCTAGCGACTGCGTGCGACCTGATCGTCGCTGCAGACGACGCCCGGTTCTCCGACCGCACCGTCCGCTGGGGAGGTCCGCACGTGCAGTTCGCCAGCCTGCCGTGGGAGATCGGCTTCAGGAAGGCCAAGGAGTACCTGTTCACCGGCGACTGGATCGACGCGCAAGAGGCGGAGCGTCTTGGGCTGGTCAACCGCGTGGTGCCCGCCGACAAGCTGGAGGAGGAGACGATGGCGCTCGCGCAGCGTATCGCGCTCCAGGACCCGTTCGCGGTGAGAATCTCCAAGTACTCAGTCAACCAGATGCAGGATGAGATGGGCTTCAGGTCCGGAGTCAAGAGCGCGTTCCAGACGCACGCGCTGTCGGTCGCGTACCGTCGCGAGCGCGATGATGCCCTTGGCGAGGAGCGCGCGGTCGGCATCAATCGTGCGAGGGAGCGCGACAAGAGGTTCGGCGACTTCGGTGACCGGCGGTGA
- a CDS encoding DUF418 domain-containing protein, producing MSAQTQPTDSGTVRESARITSLDLIRGVAVLGILLMNAVSFKFGPAPYFNLSAGGSETWLDWAVGIFGEVFVDQKFMGLFSLLFGAGMILFIDRAASRGRRAVVLNLWRNVLLLGIGILHSLLWYGDVLMSYAIASFFLVAMRKLPNRALISVGAVAFALSVGCSLFAQNMADTTTVSLSGLWTTGDISTEDPIAVLFLLGYFLRALGLILIGAGLYRTGFMNGGMSERTYRLTATVGLAIGLPLAAAGVVITAMNDYSREIAFIGQIPNTLGTIPASLGYMSIIILWNNRADSWLKGRLRSVGRMALTNYLTQTVLGVLVLTTLLGDVDFVNRAAVLLFVFAVWALQIWWSQAWLSRFLFGPAEWLWRVATYRTGQPLRRVSS from the coding sequence GTGTCAGCACAGACCCAGCCCACCGATTCCGGCACCGTCCGGGAATCAGCCCGCATAACCAGCCTCGACCTGATACGCGGGGTTGCGGTGCTCGGCATTCTGCTGATGAACGCCGTTTCCTTCAAGTTCGGCCCTGCGCCCTACTTCAACCTGAGCGCGGGCGGCTCTGAGACCTGGCTCGACTGGGCGGTTGGCATCTTCGGCGAGGTATTCGTCGACCAGAAGTTCATGGGGCTGTTTTCGCTGCTTTTCGGAGCGGGGATGATTCTCTTCATCGACCGCGCCGCCAGCAGGGGAAGGCGCGCGGTTGTGCTGAACCTGTGGCGGAACGTGCTGCTGCTGGGAATCGGCATCCTTCACAGCCTGTTGTGGTATGGCGATGTGCTGATGTCCTACGCGATAGCATCGTTCTTCCTCGTAGCGATGCGAAAGCTGCCGAATCGGGCGCTGATCTCCGTAGGAGCTGTCGCGTTTGCGCTGTCTGTTGGCTGCTCACTGTTCGCCCAGAACATGGCCGACACGACGACCGTATCGCTGTCAGGGCTCTGGACAACAGGGGATATCTCGACCGAGGATCCGATCGCGGTCCTCTTCCTGCTGGGCTACTTCTTGCGCGCGCTTGGGCTGATCCTCATCGGGGCCGGCCTGTATCGCACCGGCTTCATGAACGGAGGGATGTCGGAGAGAACGTACCGACTGACCGCAACTGTCGGGCTGGCCATCGGCCTTCCGCTCGCCGCCGCCGGAGTAGTTATCACAGCCATGAACGACTACTCACGCGAGATCGCCTTCATCGGCCAGATACCCAACACACTCGGCACGATTCCTGCTTCTCTGGGATACATGAGCATCATCATCCTCTGGAACAACCGCGCGGATAGCTGGCTCAAGGGGCGCCTGCGCTCGGTCGGGAGGATGGCGCTGACCAACTACCTGACGCAGACGGTGCTGGGAGTGCTGGTGCTTACGACCCTGCTGGGCGACGTCGACTTCGTAAACCGAGCCGCCGTGCTGCTGTTTGTGTTCGCGGTGTGGGCGCTGCAGATATGGTGGTCGCAGGCGTGGCTGAGTCGCTTCCTGTTCGGACCCGCCGAGTGGCTCTGGCGAGTCGCCACCTACCGCACGGGACAGCCGCTGCGGCGCGTTAGCAGCTAA
- a CDS encoding LLM class flavin-dependent oxidoreductase — protein MPALRFGAFLAPHHPIGENPTLQFQSNLELVQLMDYLGYDEFWCGEHHSTGWEIIASPEIFLAAAAERTHRIMLGTGVVSLPYHHPFMVAQRMVQLDHQSRGRVIFGSGPGALPSDAHTLGMDPMVLRDRQDEAMGVIRRLFETDDRFTYESEWFTLRDARLQLKPLQEKMEFAVASILTPSGMTLAGKHEAGVLSIGSMTKAGMRSLPTQWSFAEESAAQHGNKVDRKNWRIVMNWHIAETREEARKQARDGLMLHNNEYTVGTLAAGQGTIYKTPDEAVDDVAYSDESTAVIGTPDDLVAKIHDMMELTGGFGCVIGFVHDWANRENTRRSWDLVARYVVPQVNGLLDDYLDSYKWVNESRETWLRANDARMNNINQHERAAQVVETEGLEGEKVTAD, from the coding sequence ATGCCAGCCCTGCGCTTCGGTGCGTTTCTTGCGCCGCATCATCCCATAGGAGAAAATCCCACACTTCAGTTTCAGAGCAACCTCGAGCTCGTCCAGCTTATGGACTATCTCGGGTACGACGAGTTCTGGTGCGGCGAGCATCACTCGACAGGCTGGGAGATCATCGCATCTCCCGAGATCTTCCTTGCGGCCGCTGCGGAGCGCACTCACAGGATCATGCTCGGCACCGGCGTTGTCTCATTGCCGTATCACCACCCGTTCATGGTCGCTCAGCGAATGGTGCAGCTCGACCACCAGTCCAGGGGTCGCGTGATCTTCGGATCGGGCCCCGGCGCGCTGCCGTCCGACGCTCACACGCTGGGCATGGACCCTATGGTGCTGCGGGACAGGCAGGACGAGGCGATGGGTGTAATCCGGCGCCTGTTCGAGACCGACGATCGCTTCACCTACGAGTCCGAGTGGTTCACACTGCGCGACGCCAGGCTCCAGCTAAAGCCGTTGCAGGAGAAGATGGAGTTTGCGGTCGCCTCGATCCTCACGCCGTCAGGCATGACGCTCGCCGGCAAGCACGAGGCCGGAGTTCTCTCGATCGGCTCTATGACGAAGGCCGGAATGCGCTCGCTCCCGACCCAGTGGAGCTTCGCAGAGGAGTCGGCGGCCCAGCACGGCAATAAGGTCGACCGCAAGAACTGGCGCATCGTGATGAACTGGCACATCGCTGAGACCCGCGAGGAGGCTCGCAAGCAGGCGCGCGATGGCCTGATGCTACACAACAACGAGTACACCGTCGGCACCCTCGCCGCAGGCCAGGGGACGATCTACAAGACGCCGGACGAGGCCGTCGACGACGTCGCCTACTCCGACGAGAGCACCGCGGTCATCGGCACCCCCGACGACCTCGTTGCAAAGATCCACGACATGATGGAGCTTACCGGGGGCTTCGGGTGCGTCATCGGCTTCGTTCACGACTGGGCGAACCGCGAGAACACGCGCCGTAGCTGGGACCTCGTCGCTCGCTATGTCGTCCCGCAGGTCAACGGGCTGCTTGACGACTACCTCGACTCGTACAAGTGGGTCAACGAGAGCCGCGAGACGTGGCTGCGCGCCAATGACGCGAGGATGAACAACATCAACCAGCACGAGCGCGCTGCCCAGGTGGTGGAGACCGAGGGGCTGGAAGGCGAGAAGGTTACCGCTGATTAG
- a CDS encoding CoA transferase: MTVSALSDLRVVDLSVGEFEGMAGAFCAKMFADFGADVIKVEPPGGDPSRKLGPFPHDNPDIDTGGMFRYLNTNKRGVTVDLNSSEGRDRLQDLCATADVVVGAGLKPRITYGAGSAPTLTYADLVVLNPGIVVVSVTPFGQTGPWRDYQATDLVMYGASGQSYVNGSPDREPLKEPGDESCFQAGACAFLGAMTALAHRDLTGEGQHVDLSMQEAAVSAFSPQVLGAMHRGAPEKRGSTPLLPCKDGYVSLNVRHDATWEYMWLFFDDPDIAYNPRYATTADRRRHAAEIEEMLRPHLARHTMEDLFHGLAPLRLLIGMTLTVDRLLIDPHLEERDFFVRSNQLKAGHEKGTMPGAPFKMSATPWTLRSEAPDLGEHDAELQGD; this comes from the coding sequence GTGACCGTGTCGGCACTCTCCGACCTGCGGGTCGTTGATCTGTCTGTCGGTGAATTCGAGGGCATGGCAGGCGCGTTCTGCGCCAAGATGTTCGCCGACTTCGGCGCGGACGTCATCAAGGTCGAGCCACCTGGAGGCGATCCCTCCCGTAAGCTCGGCCCCTTCCCGCACGACAACCCCGACATAGACACCGGTGGGATGTTCAGGTACCTGAACACCAACAAGCGCGGTGTGACGGTCGACCTGAATTCGTCAGAAGGTCGGGATAGATTACAAGATCTTTGTGCGACGGCAGACGTGGTGGTAGGGGCAGGTTTGAAACCCCGTATCACGTACGGGGCAGGCTCTGCCCCTACGCTGACATACGCTGACCTCGTGGTATTAAATCCCGGCATCGTCGTCGTGTCCGTCACGCCGTTCGGACAGACCGGCCCGTGGCGCGACTACCAGGCTACCGATCTCGTGATGTATGGCGCCTCTGGGCAGTCCTACGTCAACGGCTCGCCTGACCGCGAGCCGCTGAAGGAGCCGGGCGACGAGTCGTGCTTCCAGGCCGGGGCATGCGCCTTTCTCGGTGCGATGACCGCGCTCGCGCACAGGGACCTGACCGGCGAGGGCCAGCACGTCGATCTGTCGATGCAGGAGGCTGCCGTCTCGGCGTTCAGCCCCCAGGTGCTGGGAGCTATGCACCGGGGCGCCCCGGAAAAGAGAGGATCGACGCCTCTGCTGCCGTGTAAGGACGGCTACGTGTCCCTGAACGTCCGCCACGACGCGACGTGGGAGTACATGTGGCTCTTCTTCGACGACCCCGACATAGCCTACAACCCGAGGTACGCCACGACCGCGGACCGTAGGCGGCACGCAGCCGAGATCGAGGAGATGCTGCGGCCGCACCTCGCACGTCACACGATGGAGGACCTGTTCCACGGCCTGGCCCCGCTGAGGCTGCTGATCGGCATGACCCTCACCGTAGACCGGCTGCTGATCGATCCCCACCTGGAAGAGCGCGACTTCTTCGTACGCTCCAACCAGCTTAAAGCTGGACATGAAAAAGGCACGATGCCCGGCGCGCCATTCAAGATGAGCGCGACACCATGGACGCTGAGGTCGGAGGCCCCGGATCTGGGCGAGCACGACGCGGAGCTACAGGGCGATTAG